From one Dermatophagoides farinae isolate YC_2012a chromosome 5, ASM2471394v1, whole genome shotgun sequence genomic stretch:
- the LOC124499924 gene encoding uncharacterized protein LOC124499924, with product MINERHYRILATSKLHCRHVCLSSSSSSSSSSSWYTLSMIMATIIILIIMMANVNDGQTTTAQDQSICQTYFAKYTKSHTACVKPNKNCQIKEQGLDKKQRQLILDIHNYYRNLIASGNESTLGFPSAANMLTLEWDDELAYVAQKHANQCRFEHDCYDCRRTERYPVVGQNLYIYRTTRSKADPDWRKVIREWYEEIKIAPPQVAFSFDLFQLNIGHFTQIAWAETNRIGCGFSTYLDYENRGSIFKTVQLYTCNYAPGGNYLGEKMYENGTPLSKCPPQYGKSKNFQALCEFITKWESNIDAFALVDNRIDTNLLSATPIDNNPSTSLSIINNNNNNQYSTVYNRIESTTATSTTTTTTTQRTTVNTPKSRTTSTRRNGSNRRKNTSNRNGNRNRSGSSRTANNRNNSTRRNSSSSNNFNDKQWNSRLNNWKNNSTTSTTTTTTTTSPSTTSPSTSTASWKWNQSSYDWKKWLTNFTTFTNWTKWESKPQRSIVTSANIGTTGQVDPSIRIVTPRRSTTQGSNNNNNNNNNNGNQNNNVPWRLTNITWWTNWTTTTNAKPKSTNRITTRLPTYTWSLSLGLQRENESIAPNSWSRSIDLTPNRANSALYYRYNNRYNNNYY from the exons atgatcaatgaacgTCATTATCGAATTTTGGCCACAAGCAAATTGCATTGCCGCCATGTTtgcttatcatcatcatcatcatcatcatcttcgtcaTCATGGTACacattatcaatgatcatggccaccatcatcatccttattatcatgatggcCAATGTCAATGATGGCCAAACGACCACCGCAcaagatcaatcaatttgtcaAACATATTTTGCTAAATACACAAAATCACATACAGCATGTGTaaaaccaaataaaaattgtcaaataaaAGAG CAAGGAttggataaaaaacaacgacaattaATATTGGATATACATAATTATTACCGTAATTTAATTGCAAGCGGTAATGAAAGTACTCTTGGTTTTCCATCCGCTGCCAATATGCTTACATTAGAATGGGATGATGAATTAGCCTATGTAGCACAGAAACATGCAAATCAATGTCGTTTTGAACATGATTGTTATGATTGTCGCCGTACAG aacgatACCCTGTTGTTGGCCAAAATCTTTATATATATCGTACAACAAGATCAAAAGCAGATCCAGATTGGCGTAAAGTAATCCGTGAATGGTATGAAGAGATTAAGATTGCACCACCACAAGTGGCATTCAGTTTTGAtctatttcaattgaatattgGACATTTTACACAAATTGCATGGGCTGAAACCAATCGAATTGGTTGTGGTTTTTCAACATATTTAGATTATGAAAATCGTGGTTCAATATTTAAAACTGTTCAACTTTATACATGTAATTATGCACCTGGTGGTAATTATTTGGGTGAAAAAATGTATGAAAATGGTACACCATTAAGTAAATGTCCACCACAGTATggaaaatcgaaaaattttcaagcaCTTTGTGAATTCATCACCAAATGGGAATCGAATATTGATGCATTTGCTTTGGTCGATAATCGAATCGATACAAATCTATTATCAGCAACGCCAATTGACAACAATCCATCAACATCACTTtccatcattaataataataataataatcaatattctACCGTAtataatcgaattgaatcaacaacggctacatcgacaacaacaacaacaacaacacaacgaACGACAGTAAATACACCAAAATCTagaacaacatcaacaagaAGAAACGGTAGTAATAGACGTAAAAATACATCAAATAGAAATGGAAATCGTAATCGTTCAGGTAGTAGTCGTACAGCAAATAATCGAAATAATTCCACACGTCGTAATAGCTCGTCatccaataattttaatgataaacaatGGAATTCACGATTGaataattggaaaaataattcaacaacatcaacgacgacgacaacgacaacgacatcaccatcaacgacatcgccatcaacatcaacagcatcatggaaatggaatcaatcatcatatgattggaaaaaatggcTAACAAATTTCACTACATTCACTAATTGGACCAAATGGGAATCAAAACCACAACGTTCTATTGTTACAAGTGCTAATATTGGTACCACTGGGCAAGTCGATCCATCCATTAGGATTGTTACACCGAGACGATCCACAACTCAAggttccaataataataataataataataataataatggcaatcAAAATAACAATGTTCCATGGCGTTTGACCAACATTACTTGGTGGACAAATtggacgacaacaacaaatgctaaaccaaaatcaacaaatcgtATAACAACACGGCTGCCAACATATACctggtcattatcattagg ATTACAACGTGAAAATGAATCTATCGCACCTAATTCATGGTCCAGATCAATAGATTTGACGCCCAATCGTGCCAATAGTGCATTATATTATCGTTACAACAAtagatataataataattactaTTGA
- the LOC124499863 gene encoding protein-lysine N-methyltransferase SMYD4, which produces MDFMNFHHHSIINQKDEKSWKQFATFVESIVAFLACNDQTKFLIDWIDEQRQQKTNNEDNILNELNENNEFKMVLSKYFDEYFFENVNIANDLYKNHERALEFFNNITTKMAEQKWSESLQLISNSIRFCCVNSDDNLLIQLYDKRSIVFYQLKQYHDCIMDIREILANNFNNNNQEKSSMIKFYLRMAQATVNINDQWEDLNMLSNIINDCRSIMDILNEKERTQMEKLLTLMDSILNKKCEELSNRKSNDNDKTKSMNLMDLKIHSPHPIIRGASNKLAITWIDAQTKRGYTAQENIDEGELIFKEKPFVCHFFDHTTDSYCGNCLRRLCNPIFNDSEEKMEEDEDTNDRKPEELSDFEKEYNHFVPCTSCSKFIFCSRKCRDEAYRSFHQRECNHSLIPLESEIGIAYIVVRLVCRSFNSFIELAKKQTTDIIDETNLQQSLDGNYGSIVRLLTHADKHDSDSKTCFLLTAFFLQHVFKRYKMFDDDGDCFYSSIDILKLLIHHLQQMSTNLITIFDQNLDLENIDNCIESPIGIGLYPNLALFNHSCDPDIVPIYNKGSELIFKTIRKISKNKEIFFSYGPTYKTTCVYQRQKLLHEQYFFHCHCMACMEKRENYDSAILCPTCFKPSFIDCLDTTKEKKYFLICQNGHRYDDIEPIKQEILRGIQYQKAGLHFYELAVDRNDDDDYVAAIISFYKADVIFTNTLYCLNTFWLSLKRQMINCYVKMGHNDRAVIYCRQIISSFYKHSIQNEQLPILIMEKIRLIKILRLLIEEIDDDDDELRRLRRELKGLIDYCLNYVELINQNDLKMLREQKQQQQQSALM; this is translated from the coding sequence ATGgattttatgaattttcatcatcattctattattaatcaaaaagatgaaaaatccTGGAAACAATTTGCCACATTTGTTGAATCTATTGTTGCATTTCTTGCATGTAATGATCAAACTAAATTTCTAATCGATTGGATTGatgaacaacgacaacaaaaaacaaataatgaagataatattctgaatgaattgaatgaaaataatgaatttaaaatggTATTGTccaaatattttgatgaatatttttttgaaaatgtaaatataGCCAATGATTTGTATAAAAATCATGAAAGagcattggaattttttaaCAATATAACCACTAAAATGGCTGAACAAAAATGGTCCGAATCATTGCAATTAATATCGAATTctattcgtttttgttgtgtaaatagtgatgataatttgctCATACAACTCTATGATAAACGATCAATTGTATTCTATCAGCTAAAACAATATCATGATTGTATTATGGACATTCGTGAAATTTTGGCCaacaattttaataataataatcaagaaaaaagttcaatGATTAAATTCTATTTACGAATGGCTCAAGCAACCGTCAATATAAATGATCAATGGGAAGATTTAAACATGCTGTCCAACATTATAAATGATTGTCGATCAATAATGGATATTCTTAATGAAAAAGAACGAacacaaatggaaaaattgttgacattgatggattcaattttgaataaaaaatgtgaaGAATTGTCTAATCGAAAAtctaatgacaatgataagacaaaatcaatgaatttgatggatttaaaaattcacaGTCCTCATCCTATAATTCGTGGTGCATCAAACAAACTGGCAATAACATGGATCGATGCTCAAACAAAACGTGGTTATACAGCTcaagaaaatattgatgaaggtgaattaattttcaaagaaaaaccatttgtttgtcatttttttgacCATACAACTGATTCATATTGTGGTAATTGTTTACGTCGACTTTGTAATCCGATATTTAACGATTcggaagaaaaaatggaagaAGACGAAGATACGAATGATAGGAAACCTGAAGAATTGTCAGActttgaaaaagaatataatcattttgttccATGTACGTCATGTagtaaatttattttttgttcacgaAAATGTCGTGATGAAGCATATCGATCATTTCATCAACGTGAAtgtaatcattcattgattccatTGGAATCTGAAATTGGTATCGCATATATCGTTGTTCGATTAGTATGTCgatcatttaattcattcattgaattggctaaaaaacaaacaacggatattattgatgaaacaaatttaCAACAATCATTAGATGGTAATTATGGATCGATTGTTCGACTTTTAACACATGCTGATAAACATGATAGCGATTCAAAAACATGTTTTTTATTGACGGCATTCTTTTTGCAACATGTATTTAAACGCTataaaatgtttgatgatgatggtgattgtttttattcatcgattgatattttaaaattattaattcatcatttacaacaaatgtcaacaaatttaattacaatttttgatCAGAATTTAGATCtggaaaatattgataattgtaTTGAATCACCAATCGGTATTGGTCTTTATCCGAATCTAGCATTATTCAATCATAGCTGTGATCCAGATATTGTtccaatatataataaaggATCAGAATTAATATTCAAGACCATAAGAAAgatatcaaaaaataaagaaatttttttctcatatggTCCAACATATAAAACAACATGTGTTTATCAACggcaaaaattattacatgaacaatattttttccactgtCATTGTATGGCTTGTATGGAAAAACGTGAAAACTATGATAGTGCCATTCTTTGTCCAACTTGTTTTAAACCATCGTTTATTGATTGTTTAGACAccacgaaagaaaaaaaatattttttgatcTGTCAAAATGGCCATcgttatgatgatattgagCCAATTAAACAGGAAATTTTACGTGGTATCCAATATCAGAAAGCTGGTTTACATTTCTATGAATTAGCTGTCGatcgtaatgatgatgatgattatgttgcAGCCATTATATCATTCTATAAAGCTGATGTTATTTTTACCAATACATTGTATTGTTTAAATACATTTTGGTTATCATTGAAAAGACAAATGATTAATTGTTATGTAAAAATGGGCCATAATGATCGTGCTGTCATTTACTGTAGACAGATAATATCTAGCTTTTATAAACATTCtattcaaaatgaacaattgcctatattgataatggaaaaaattcgtttaatcaaaattttacgtttattgattgaagaaatcgatgatgatgatgatgaattaaggCGTTTACGTCGTGAACTTAAAGGtctaattgattattgtctCAATTATgttgaattaattaatcaaaatgatttgaaaatgcttcgtgaacaaaaacaacaacaacaacaatcggcATTGatgtaa